The following proteins are co-located in the Microplitis demolitor isolate Queensland-Clemson2020A chromosome 5, iyMicDemo2.1a, whole genome shotgun sequence genome:
- the LOC103569251 gene encoding uncharacterized protein C18orf19 homolog A isoform X1, translating into MEIIIRRTSIINSILFKSFSNLRTLSSNSVCPCDPTKWNFLNYNSKIHYRTFTKDFLPISSLDLLTNVKSVNSNNNELFKKFSNNVDKKKDEVPGTDVNKGTSQDEPAIGVGLEKKNVFQKMKQLFKDYWYIMAPVHIATSTCWVIIFYIAAKNGVDVIPIMEYLMIPEKYINLIENSGAGHWAVVYALYKLATPIRYTVTVGGTTMAIRYLDKMGYLKFKRPSSENIRKPSNRQRHQASAATRSKKILTQSIPKLAQNDKEKVINKI; encoded by the exons atggaaataataattaggcggacttcaataataaatagtattttatttaagtcatTTAGTAATCTACGGACTTTGTCAAGTAATTCAGTGTGTCCATGTGACCCCACGaagtggaattttttaaattaca ATAGTAAAATACACTATAGGACTTTtacaaaagattttttaccAATTTCATCATTAGATTTATTAACGAACGTAAAATctgtaaattcaaataacaatgaattgtttaaaaagtttagtaataatgttgataaaaaaaaagacgaagTGCCAGGAACTGATGTAAACAAAGGGACGAGTCAGGACGAGCCGGCAATAGGAGTAggattagagaaaaaaaatgtgtttcaaaaaatgaaacagtTGTTTAAAGACTACTGGTACATTATGGCACCAGTACACATTGCGACATCCACATGTtgggttattattttttatattgcagCTAAAAA cGGCGTTGATGTGATTCCTATTATGGAGTATTTAATGATACCtgaaaaatacattaatttaattgaaaattccgGTGCTGGTCATTGGGCTGTTGTTTATGCGCTATATAAATTGGCGACACCGATAAGATATACTGTCACCGTAG gaGGAACAACGATGGCCATTAGATATTTAGACAAAAtgggatatttaaaattcaaacgaCCGTCATCAGAG AATATTCGTAAGCCATCTAATAg GCAACGTCATCAAGCAAGTGCAGCAACgcgctcaaaaaaaattctgacgCAATCAATTCCAAAGTTGGCGCAAAACGATAAAGAGaaagtcattaataaaatttaa
- the LOC103569251 gene encoding uncharacterized protein C18orf19 homolog A isoform X2, which yields MEIIIRRTSIINSILFKSFSNLRTLSSNSVCPCDPTKWNFLNYNSKIHYRTFTKDFLPISSLDLLTNVKSVNSNNNELFKKFSNNVDKKKDEVPGTDVNKGTSQDEPAIGVGLEKKNVFQKMKQLFKDYWYIMAPVHIATSTCWVIIFYIAAKNGVDVIPIMEYLMIPEKYINLIENSGAGHWAVVYALYKLATPIRYTVTVGGTTMAIRYLDKMGYLKFKRPSSEATSSSKCSNALKKNSDAINSKVGAKR from the exons atggaaataataattaggcggacttcaataataaatagtattttatttaagtcatTTAGTAATCTACGGACTTTGTCAAGTAATTCAGTGTGTCCATGTGACCCCACGaagtggaattttttaaattaca ATAGTAAAATACACTATAGGACTTTtacaaaagattttttaccAATTTCATCATTAGATTTATTAACGAACGTAAAATctgtaaattcaaataacaatgaattgtttaaaaagtttagtaataatgttgataaaaaaaaagacgaagTGCCAGGAACTGATGTAAACAAAGGGACGAGTCAGGACGAGCCGGCAATAGGAGTAggattagagaaaaaaaatgtgtttcaaaaaatgaaacagtTGTTTAAAGACTACTGGTACATTATGGCACCAGTACACATTGCGACATCCACATGTtgggttattattttttatattgcagCTAAAAA cGGCGTTGATGTGATTCCTATTATGGAGTATTTAATGATACCtgaaaaatacattaatttaattgaaaattccgGTGCTGGTCATTGGGCTGTTGTTTATGCGCTATATAAATTGGCGACACCGATAAGATATACTGTCACCGTAG gaGGAACAACGATGGCCATTAGATATTTAGACAAAAtgggatatttaaaattcaaacgaCCGTCATCAGAG GCAACGTCATCAAGCAAGTGCAGCAACgcgctcaaaaaaaattctgacgCAATCAATTCCAAAGTTGGCGCAAAACGATAA
- the LOC103569251 gene encoding uncharacterized protein C18orf19 homolog A isoform X3, translating to MEIIIRRTSIINSILFKSFSNLRTLSSNSVCPCDPTKWNFLNYNSKIHYRTFTKDFLPISSLDLLTNVKSVNSNNNELFKKFSNNVDKKKDEVPGTDVNKGTSQDEPAIGVGLEKKNVFQKMKQLFKDYWYIMAPVHIATSTCWVIIFYIAAKNGVDVIPIMEYLMIPEKYINLIENSGAGHWAVVYALYKLATPIRYTVTVGGTTMAIRYLDKMGYLKFKRPSSEVLIIKKSMIKSSN from the exons atggaaataataattaggcggacttcaataataaatagtattttatttaagtcatTTAGTAATCTACGGACTTTGTCAAGTAATTCAGTGTGTCCATGTGACCCCACGaagtggaattttttaaattaca ATAGTAAAATACACTATAGGACTTTtacaaaagattttttaccAATTTCATCATTAGATTTATTAACGAACGTAAAATctgtaaattcaaataacaatgaattgtttaaaaagtttagtaataatgttgataaaaaaaaagacgaagTGCCAGGAACTGATGTAAACAAAGGGACGAGTCAGGACGAGCCGGCAATAGGAGTAggattagagaaaaaaaatgtgtttcaaaaaatgaaacagtTGTTTAAAGACTACTGGTACATTATGGCACCAGTACACATTGCGACATCCACATGTtgggttattattttttatattgcagCTAAAAA cGGCGTTGATGTGATTCCTATTATGGAGTATTTAATGATACCtgaaaaatacattaatttaattgaaaattccgGTGCTGGTCATTGGGCTGTTGTTTATGCGCTATATAAATTGGCGACACCGATAAGATATACTGTCACCGTAG gaGGAACAACGATGGCCATTAGATATTTAGACAAAAtgggatatttaaaattcaaacgaCCGTCATCAGAGgtacttattattaaaaaatcaatgataaaatcatcaaattaa
- the LOC103569252 gene encoding symplekin gives MDPRLHRRPEPEKSSGEMIVEWLNEAAVSQNDQIKVGNLNKIQEYLINKDPQLMNIYLNEVLQFCSDRNAEVRKTIAGFIEQAGDKTPEKIPQMLTPLLRLINDEVPAVSKRAVRASGRILRAALKWIVSSSSAVVTPEMETAWNQLSTLKVQIINMIDSDNDGIRTQAVKFLEGVVLLQTHIDPDMPKKPGDFSLEDVPLTLKIARRRKLEEEANHVMDLLIKFHGSPHVSSVNLMTCMGSLAQIAKMRPQFMTKVIEALQRLQGDLPPTLSDSQLTSVQKQLKTTLLALMKHPASIEHVQTIVKQLTQLGAKEQDIMKAYPKPEEIRRMKKRQQEAAAAASAAKRAKLETIIPTIAVEESEPEPLPVITKPELIELSESFITERLSVEIATDLVLDSMTWVPDTMTAIFAREYQPSVSPDLLDQRQAIAKLLAAQIKQAKAKKIKKDKDDDAVMEDLIKNPTISVAEAKRERKREKDREKEKEAKAVLEAEKTLAKRARIKVLKLAEVTKPLSRDTKEKMLLMAVNRILRAEKSAIFGGVATVRSKILTTLAATFKPHIREAVLHYISDDIRTRLDLALSWLYEEYALLQGFQRRITLSTNPHEAPRQAYNFVLCTLVSAIEIIQGKDRDPLLARLYFEAPLITEDAVEALKSISCDESRGLAPLNLLKEMVIRRPTKQLVFLNVLLCHTGHEKSVIRDTSINLVVELYSRPDLSKLIEEYAVLYLGFLRLPNPPEIVFGQDRGREKIEQHWTESTTRACLGLYLSLLEKHQDLIHELARVYTSMAADVKRIVLRLVENPVRSLGMASPQLLALVENCPKGAETLITRIIHILTEKSAPSAELVSRVRELYQTRVSDVRFLIPVLNGLTKKEVIAALPKLIKLNPIVVKEVFNRLLGTHNNDTGIPHTSPLTPAELLIALHNIDSSKAELKTVIKTTSLCFAEKQVFTQETLAVVIQHLMEINPLPTLLMRTVIQSLALYPRLSGFVMNILQRLILKQVWKQPKVWEGFVKCCERTQPQSFAVILQLPPQQLSDAFKMAPGLREPLVSHIDQFADNQKAHISAAVMDVIHGKQIVDLHDDFDIAPPGDFLPVEIKTELDGIADPSEPAPPGLD, from the exons atggATCCGAGGTTACATCGCAGACCTGAACCTGAGAAGAGTTCTGGTGAAATG atCGTAGAGTGGCTGAATGAAGCGGCAGTAAGTCAAAATGATCAGATAAAGGTTGGAAATCTTAACAAAATACAAGAGTATCTGATAAACAAAGACCCTCAGCTGATGAACATTTACCTCAATGAGGTACTGCAATTTTGTTCAGACCGTAATGCTGAAGTTAGAAAGACAATCGCTGGGTTCATTGAACAAGCCGG TGATAAGACACCAGAGAAAATTCCTCAGATGCTTACACCCCTGCTGCGATTGATAAACGACGAAGTGCCTGCGGTATCAAAACGCGCTGTCCGGGCCAGTGGTCGTATTCTGAGAGCCGCATTAAAGTGGATCGTCAGCAGCAGCTCGGCAGTAGTTACTCCGGAAATGGAGACCGCATGGAATCAGCTGAGCACTCTGAaggttcaaataataaatatgattgatAGTGACAATGATGGAATTCGCACGCAGGCTGTTAAGTTCCTCGAAGGCGTGGTTCTGCTCCAGACCCACATTGATCCTGATATGCCAAAGAAACCGGGTGATTTTTCTCTGGAAGACGTGCCGTTGACTCTGAAAATAGCGCGTCGACGTAAACTTGAGGAGGAGGCTAATCATGTGATGGATTTGCTGATAAAGTTCCACGGGTCGCCGCACGTAAGTAGCGTTAATTTGATGACATGCATGGGAAGTCTCGCGCAGATAGCGAAAATGCGCCCGCAGTTTATgacaaaagttattgaagCGCTGCAGCGTCTCCAAGGAGATTTGCCACCGACTCTGTCGGACTCTCAGCTTACTAGTGTACAGAAGCAGCTCAAGACAACTCTGCTGGCTTTGATGAAGCACCCAGCCAGTATTGAGCATGTGCAGACTATTGTCAAGCAGTTGACGCAGTTGGGAGCCAAGGAACAAGACATCATGAAGGCTTACCCGAAGCCAGAAGAGATCCGTAGAATGAAAAAGCGTCAGCAGGAAGCCGCAGCTGCTGCCAGTGCTGCCAAGCGCGCGAAATTGGAGACGATAATACCGACAATCGCCGTCGAGGAGTCGGAACCTGAACCTCTCCCGGTGATAACTAAGCCTGAGTTGATTGAATTGTCCGAGAGCTTCATCACTGAACGGCTGAGCGTCGAGATAGCAACTGATCTAGTTTTGGACAGCATGACCTGGGTCCCAGACACGATGACTGCGATATTTGCACGGGAGTATCAGCCGAGTGTGTCTCCGGACTTGTTGGATCAGCGACAAGCGATCGCTAAGCTACTGGCGGCCCAAATAAAACAGGCGAAGGCTAAGAAAATAAAGAAGGACAAGGACGATGACGCGGTGATGGAAGACTTGATCAAGAATCCCACTATTTCTGTGGCTGAAGCCAAGCGCGAACGGAAGCGAGAGAAGGATCGTGAAAAGGAGAAGGAAGCCAAGGCGGTGCTGGAAGCTGAGAAGACTCTCGCAAAGCGGGCACGGATTAAAGTACTGAAGCTTGCGGAGGTTACCAAGCCGTTGTCGAGAGACACCAAGGAAAAAATGCTTCTGATGGCTGTCAATCGGATCCTACGTGCCGAGAAGAGTGCAATCTTTGGTGGAGTTGCTACAGTGCGTTCGAAAATTCTGACAACTCTTGCTGCGACTTTCAAACCGCACATCAGAGAAGCCGTCTTGCATTATATTTCGGATGATATAAGAACGCGGCTGGATCTCGCGTTAAGTTGGTTGTACGAGGAGTACGCGTTGCTTCAAGGCTTTCAAAGACGTATTACACTCAGCACAAATCCCCATGAAGCACCACGACAAGCTTATAATTTCGTCCTCTGCACTTTGGTATCAGCTATCGAGATAATTCAAGGCAAGGATCGCGACCCGCTGCTTGCAAGGCTTTATTTTGAAGCCCCTTTGATTACAGAGGACGCCGTCGAAGCGCTCAAGAGCATTTCATGCGACGAATCACGTGGTCTCGCTCCGCTTAATCTCCTCAAAGAGATGGTGATCCGAAGACCTACCAAGCAACTGGTCTTTCTGAATGTCCTGCTTTGTCATACTGGTCACGAGAAATCGGTGATACGCGATACATCTATAAATCTGGTCGTCGAACTCTACAGCCGTCCTGACCTAAGTAAACTAATAGAAGAGTACGCAGTTCTCTATCTGGGATTCCTCAGGCTGCCGAACCCACCGGAGATCGTTTTCGGACAGGACCGCGGTCGCGAGAAAATTGAGCAGCACTGGACTGAGTCGACTACTCGCGCCTGTTTGGGACTTTATTTATCGCTGCTAGAAAAACATCAAGACTTGATCCATGAACTGGCTCGGGTCTACACCTCGATGGCTGCTGATGTCAAACGAATAGTCTTAAGACTTGTAGAGAATCCCGTGCGCTCACTGGGAATGGCGAGTCCCCAGCTGCTCGCACTTGTTGAAAACTGTCCTAAGGGCGCAGAGACTCTGATCACTCGTATCATTCACATCTTGACTGAAAAGTCTGCACCAAGTGCTGAATTGGTCTCGCGAGTACGTGAGCTCTACCAGACCCGAGTCTCAGACGTCCGGTTTTTGATCCCCGTTTTGAATGGACTTACAAAGAAGGAAGTAATTGCTGCGCTGCCTAAGCTCATCAAGCTGAACCCGATCGTCGTCAAGGAAGTCTTCAACCGGCTCCTGGGTACTCACAATAATGACACCGGGATACCGCACACGTCGCCGCTGACTCCAGCCGAGCTACTAATCGCCTTGCACAATATCGACTCCAGCAAAGCCGAGTTGAAGACAGTAATAAAAACTACGTCTCTGTGCTTCGCCGAGAAGCAGGTCTTTACCCAGGAGACACTGGCGGTCGTGATCCAGCATCTGATGGAGATAAACCCGTTACCCACGTTGCTGATGCGAACTGTCATACAGAGTCTCGCTCTCTACCCGAGACTCAGTGGATTCGTCATGAATATCTTACAGAGACTGATCCTCAAGCAGGTCTGGAAGCAGCCGAAAGTCTGGGAAGGATTCGTCAAGTGCTGCGAGCGCACTCAGCCTCAAAGTTTCGCGGTAATTCTTCAGCTTCCGCCCCAGCAGCTCTCAGACGCTTTCAAGATGGCTCCGGGTCTCAGGGAGCCTCTTGTCAGTCACATTGACCAGTTTGCTGACAATCAGAAGGCCCACATATCTGCTGCCGTCATGGACGTAATTCACGGCAAACAAATCGTTGACTTGCACGACGACTTCGACATCGCGCCACCAGGAGATTTTCTTCCTGTCGAAATAAAAACGGAACTCGACGGTATCGCTGATCCCTCAGAACCAGCGCCTCCGGGCttagattaa